CGCGCGCCGCCCCTGAGCGTGCCGAGGACATATTCGGCCGCCAGCTTGTCGCACAGTTGCGGGTTGTTGCTGATATTCATGCTCGTTCGCCTTTAACCAGGCACGTCTTGAGCCGCTCCAGGCTGCGGCGGATCCAGGTCTTGACGGTACCAATCGGTATCGCCATCTGCTGCGCCACTTCGCTGTGCGACAGGTCGTGGAAGAAGGCCAGGCCAACGACTTGCCGGTGCGCGCCTTCGAGCAACGACATGCAGTAGGCCAGCGCCTTCGCATCATGGCTGATGAGCAGCGCGTCGATCGGCGTGGCGCGCGGGTCCTGCAGGGCCGCCATGATCTCGGCATCGAAGACAGGGCCGTCGATGTCGAGATCGTGGGCACAGCGGCGCAGCAGGTCGAGCGATTTGTTGCGCACGATCGTCGTCATCCAGGTCATGGGCGCGGCCAGGTGGCGCTGGTAACCGGCGGCGCCGTTCCAGATTGCCACGAATCCATCTTGCAGTGCTTCTTCAGCCAGTTCGCGCTTGCCTAATATACGTAGTGCGTAGCCAAACAGTTTCGGGGAAATCGTGTCATACAACGCGCGAAAGGCTGCCGCGTCACCTTGTGCTGTGCCGTGCAGCCATGTTGCCAGCTGTTCGGGATCGGGATGAAGGGTATCTGGCACTGCCATCCTTAGACGTTGTGTGAGTGAAAAATCCGGTGATATTGACAATATCATATCGTCCCGCCAGCGCCCGCACGGATGGCCGACACCCTGGTTGAATA
The sequence above is a segment of the Oxalobacteraceae sp. CFBP 8761 genome. Coding sequences within it:
- a CDS encoding sigma-70 family RNA polymerase sigma factor, which gives rise to MAVPDTLHPDPEQLATWLHGTAQGDAAAFRALYDTISPKLFGYALRILGKRELAEEALQDGFVAIWNGAAGYQRHLAAPMTWMTTIVRNKSLDLLRRCAHDLDIDGPVFDAEIMAALQDPRATPIDALLISHDAKALAYCMSLLEGAHRQVVGLAFFHDLSHSEVAQQMAIPIGTVKTWIRRSLERLKTCLVKGERA